AATTGCAGGATTTAAAATTGCAGGAACGCTTTGGTACCAAGGAGAATCAAATGTAGGTTCGCTGGTTTACGATAAAACTTTAGGAGCTTTAATTACTTCTTGGCGAAAAGAATGGAAAGAAAATTTCCCATTCTATTATGTTCAGATTGCGCCTTATAAAACGGGAACGAATAATTTTTCGAACGTAATGGTTCGTAATTCTCAACGAAAATTATTAAAAGAAGTTTCAAATACAGGAATGGTCGTGATTAGCGACATTTCAGATACGATCGATATTCACCCAAAGAATAAAAAATCTGTTGGAATTCGTTTGGCGAATCTGGCTTTGGCTGAAACCTATAAAACCAATTCTAATTTGGTAAACGGTCCATTGTTTACCGATTTTAAAATTGAGAAAAACAAAGTAATCGTTTCTTTTGATTATGCTGACGGATTGTATTTCAAAGACAAAAAATCAAATCAATTTGAAGTAGCTGGAGCAGATGGAGTTTTTGTTCCCGCCCAAGCTTCGATAAAAAATAATCAGGTGATTTTGACCAGTAAAAAAGTTGTAAATCCAGCGAAAGTGAGGTTTGCATGGGGAAATACAACGCAGTCGGATTTGTTTAACAAAGCAAACCTGCCTGCTTCTTGTTTTACGAGCGAATTTTAGAGTGTAGATTTTAGATTTTAACCACTTGTCAGGCTGAGCGAAGTCGAAACCCGCACAGCATAATTTAATCTCGCAAAGTCACAAAGGCGCAAAGTTTTTAAAACTTAGAACCTTAGTACCTAAGAAAAAACTAACTAACCATGAAAAATAAAAAAATAATAATTATTGGGGTCTTGTCCCTGTTTACAGTTGGAAACATGAATGCACAAAAAAAGCCGTATCTGGATAAAAATAAAACTATTGAGCAGCGTATTGATTTGCTTTTGCCTTTAATGACTTTAGAAGAAAAAGTGGGACAGATGAATCAATACAACGGTTTTTGGGATGTTACCGGACCTGCGCCAAAAGGGGGAACAGCCGAATTAAAATACGAACATTTGCGAAAAGGATTAGTGGGTTCAATGCTGACGGTTCGTGGCGTAAAAGAAGTTCGTGCGGTACAGAAAATTGCAGTAGAAGAAACTCGTTTGGGAATTCCGTTGATTATTGGTTTTGACGTCATTCATGGTTATAAAACATTAAGTCCGATTCCGTTGGCAGAAGCGGCGAGCTGGGATTTAGAAGCCATTAAAAAGTCGGCAGCGATTGCAGCTGATGAAGCTTCGGCATCTGGAATTAACTGGACTTTTGGTCCAAATGTCGATATTGCAAATGATGCGCGCTGGGGTCGTGTGATGGAAGGCGCAGGCGAAGATCCGTATTTAGGAAGCAAAATCGGTTATGCGCGTGTGAAAGGTTTTCAAGGAGAAACCGTTGCTGATTTGGCAAAAGTAAATACGATCGCCGCTTGTGCGAAACACTTTGCGGCTTACGGTTACGTTGAAGCGGGATTGGAATATAATATTGTAGATATCAGTAATTCTAAATTATACAATTCGGTTCTGCCTCCTTTTGAAGCAACGGTTCAGGCAGGAGTTCGTACGTTTATGAATTCGTTTAATACTTTGAACGGCGTTCCGGCAACAGGAAATGCTTTTTTACAAAGAGATATTTTAAAAGGAAAATGGAAGTTTGACGGATTTGTAATTTCTGATTATGCATCGATTCGTGAAATGATTGCACACGGATATGCCAAAGACGAAGCTGATGCCACGGCAAAAGCTGTAATGGCAGGTTCTGATATGGATATGGAATCTTATTTATATGTGGCAAAACTAGTGGATTTAGTAAAATCTGGAAAAGTAAAAGAAGATTTGGTTGATGATGCCGTTCGCCGAATTCTTCGTGTGAAATTTGAATTGGGATTATTTGATGATCCGTACCGATATTGTGATGAAAAACGTGAAAAAGAAGTTGTGGGAAGTAAGGCCAATAATGAAGGCGTTTTGGATATGGCAAAGAAATCGATCGTTTTATTAAAGAACGAGAAGAATTTACTGCCGCTAAAAAAATCAGGACAAAAAATCGCTTTGATTGGTGCTTTAGCAAATGATAAAAACAGTCCTTTAGGAAGCTGGAGAATTGCTGCTTCTGATGATACTGCAGTTTCGGTTTTAGAAGGAATGCAGCAATACAAAGACAATCAATTGGTTTTTGAAAAAGGTGCCGATTTATTAAAACAAAAAGCAACTTTTTTAACCGAAACAGTTTTCAATACTACAGATAAAACTGGTTTTGAAGCAGCGAAAAAAGCAGCAAAAAATGCAGATGTTGTCGTAATGGTTTTAGGTGAATACGGTTTTCAAAGCGGTGAGGGAAGAAGCAGAACTGATTTGAATTTGCCTGGATTACAACAAGAATTATTAGAAGAAATCTACAAAGTGAATCCGAATGTGGTTTTGGTTTTAAATAATGGACGTCCGTTGAGTATTCCATGGGCAGCCGAAAATGTTCCAGCAATTGTGGAAGCTTGGCATTTAGGAACTCAGACAGGAAATGCTGTGGCGCAGGTTTTATACGGAGATTACAATCCGAGTGGAAAACTGCCAATGTCATTCCCGAGAAATGTAGGGCAGGTACCAATTTATTACAACAAATACAGCACAGGAAGACCAACAGACAGCGATAAAAACGTTTTTTGGTCGCATTATATGGATGTAGAGAAAACGCCTCAATTTCCATTTGGTTTTGGATTAAGCTATACCACTTTCGATTATAAAAAACTGAAATTGAATAAAACGTCTTTTGCAAAAGGCGAAAAAGTTGAGGTAAGCGTTGAAGTTACAAACTCTGGAAATTATGATGGAAAAGAAGTCGTTCAATTGTATATTCATGATGAATATGCGAGTATCGTTCGTCCAATTAAAGAATTAAAAGGTTTTGAATTGGTGAATCTTAAAAAAGGAGAAACTAAAACCGTAAAATTTACTTTAACAGATAAAGAACTTGGTTTTTATGATAACGAAGGAAAATATCTTGTAGAACCAGGAACGTTTAAAATCATGGTTGGAGGAAGCTCTGATAAAGGATTGCAGGGTGGTTTTGAGATTCTCTAAGGTTCAAAAGCACAAAGTAACAAAGGTTCAAAGTTTTTTTAATCTCGCAAAGTCGCAAAGACGCAAAGATTTTTCAATAGCCCCTAGCTTTAGCTAGGGGAATAATAATAGAATTTGAAAAGGCTTTAGCCAAACTATTGTTAGTTTGGCTAAAGCCTTTTTCTTCTTTATTGTTTTTCTCATCCAGCTAAAGCTGGACGCAATTCAAACTTATATTTAAAAATTAAACTTTGCGTCTTTGCGACTTTGCGAGATTAAAAAAACATAACTTTTTAAATTAATAACTTTCGATATTTTTCTACCTTTAAAATCTATTAAAACTCCAACTTTTAAATAATAAACATGAAATATAACAGATGCGGCAGAAACGGATTATTACTGCCTGAGATTTCTTTAGGATTATGGCATAATTTCGGTTCAGTAGACAATTTTGAAAATGCAGAGAGTATTGCTATTGAGGCTTTTAATAAAGGAATTACACACTTTGATTTAGCCAATAATTATGGTCCAGTTCCGGGTTCTGCTGAAGAGAATTTCGGAAAAATACTTTGGCATAATTTTCAGGGAAATCTGCGTGATGAAATCGTGATTTCTACTAAAGCTGGTTATACGATGTGGAAAGGTCCTTATGGAGATTGGGGATCTCGAAAATATCTCCTTTCTAGTTTAGATCAGAGTTTGAAACGAATGAATATCGATTATGTAGATATTTTTTATTCACATCGTCCAGATCCGGAAACGCCAATTGAAGAAACGATGATGGCTTTA
This is a stretch of genomic DNA from Flavobacterium endoglycinae. It encodes these proteins:
- the bglX gene encoding beta-glucosidase BglX, which codes for MKNKKIIIIGVLSLFTVGNMNAQKKPYLDKNKTIEQRIDLLLPLMTLEEKVGQMNQYNGFWDVTGPAPKGGTAELKYEHLRKGLVGSMLTVRGVKEVRAVQKIAVEETRLGIPLIIGFDVIHGYKTLSPIPLAEAASWDLEAIKKSAAIAADEASASGINWTFGPNVDIANDARWGRVMEGAGEDPYLGSKIGYARVKGFQGETVADLAKVNTIAACAKHFAAYGYVEAGLEYNIVDISNSKLYNSVLPPFEATVQAGVRTFMNSFNTLNGVPATGNAFLQRDILKGKWKFDGFVISDYASIREMIAHGYAKDEADATAKAVMAGSDMDMESYLYVAKLVDLVKSGKVKEDLVDDAVRRILRVKFELGLFDDPYRYCDEKREKEVVGSKANNEGVLDMAKKSIVLLKNEKNLLPLKKSGQKIALIGALANDKNSPLGSWRIAASDDTAVSVLEGMQQYKDNQLVFEKGADLLKQKATFLTETVFNTTDKTGFEAAKKAAKNADVVVMVLGEYGFQSGEGRSRTDLNLPGLQQELLEEIYKVNPNVVLVLNNGRPLSIPWAAENVPAIVEAWHLGTQTGNAVAQVLYGDYNPSGKLPMSFPRNVGQVPIYYNKYSTGRPTDSDKNVFWSHYMDVEKTPQFPFGFGLSYTTFDYKKLKLNKTSFAKGEKVEVSVEVTNSGNYDGKEVVQLYIHDEYASIVRPIKELKGFELVNLKKGETKTVKFTLTDKELGFYDNEGKYLVEPGTFKIMVGGSSDKGLQGGFEIL